The nucleotide sequence AGCAACCATGATATCTAAAATAGTACGCGACTATGATATTGTCAAATTTTACTCAAAAAAATTTTTCTATCCCAAAAACATTGGGTTCTACGGGTGCAAGGTTTAATTATGTTTATAAGCTAGTGGTGCAAATATTGACGGGTCAAACAAATTGGAAATTGAGGTATATGAATAACGTGTCTATTTATGATTGTTTATCTTAATGATACCTACAAACAAAGAGCTTGTTGAACAAATACTTGATTTTGATTAGTCCTTCCTGTATGGATGTCACATTTGAGCAAAAGGACCCGGTAAAAGCAACATCAAATGGACAATTTCCTGCCTACAGCCACCATTACACATAGAAAGGGACCGACATGGACGGGCCACGCAACAAAATTCCATGGGTTTATGTATTATTGTGATGTGTCATCAAGATTCTTGCAGGCATGACTCTCATTTACAATGTCTTCATCAACCGTTCCAATAATTTGTGGTTGTATGGCCTATTGAATTATAAGCGcttttgatattatatgtggtcTAGCATCATATATGAAGGTAGCTAATCTATCTATGAAATGGCTCTAGTTCTAGCTAGCATTTATTTGTTATGTCTTGATCAAATATAAGGGACATGTCACACATGCCTTATGCTAGTTGTAGTTTCACAAATGTTCGGGGCTCACAAAAATAATAGATCTCATAATGTAGAGACAATGAGAGATAAGTTATTCTAGTTGTGCCATAGATTACAACATGTTGATGAGTGAGTCTTATATGTGCATTACaatagctatatatatatatatacacacacatacgtgTACGTATACATCCATACATATCCATCTAtctatgcatacatacatacatatatacatatacacatacatagaaTACATATATGAGAGAGATGGACTATGCTTTTCTCTAGAATATTTACTTTTTTCGAtgtcaaaataaataataaaatatctaaATTGAAGGTTCACACCATtcatcattatatatatatatatataacatatgcatatatgtaaGTGTATGCCTGTGTATGTCTGCGTGTTAAGTTTCCACATGCataatcatatatatgtatgaatAAATTCACAACAAACCTCTCAATAGTACATttactaaaaataaataaaaaaaaatgctacTGCAAAATTTATTTTGAGGTGTGGCGTTTGGCAGGCTTGCTCGAAATTATATGGCCTGTTTGATAAACCGAAAGGGTGCCGATATGCTCACCTAATAATCTTTCTGCAGTAGGTGTAAATCCAGTTTTTCAGCACCATAAACAATAGTAGATGGTTTGTCATGAATAAAATATTTACCAAaacttaaaataaaattaaaaaaaaaacagggagTCCAACGGTCGAGAAAGGTTTTTCGTGAGTCAATGCATTTTCCATATTGAAAATAAGATGATCGCTACCTTATCAGTGTTTGATTATTTATCTAGGAGCTATCTGCctaaaatatatgcactaattaTTTGAAGATTCTATAGCTGATCAAATGGTAGGTCATATAAACAGTACTGTTGTTTGGATAGTGAACGTAGGTTTGAATAagcataaattatttatttatattgtatcttcagaaaaaataaattatttatttatgtagaGTCAGTAGTTGAGTTTGCGAAATAATCTATTTAGAGGGAAAAAAAACCCCTCTTCAAATCGTTCGTCCCACCTAAGATGCAGTGCCTTGTGAGACCTACCTTCCATGGTAGGTGTATCGATCATATGGACCCCATCATCTATCACATATGTTCTCGTACCCCTCCACCAAACTAAAATACATAAACACTATAAGATGTGCGTATCTTATGAGGCAACAATTTTCTTATCACATGACATGAGATGATTATTATAGATGGTTAATGGTGGAACTACTAAGCAATGTTTGCAAGTctttgaaaaacaaaaaaaaaaaaatcttcccaTGCGTAAATATATAACAGGGgcctaaaatatatttttaaaagataTATTCCCTACTCCAAATGTTATTTCTTTAGAATATGGCAACCTAGAAGTTATAACTCCCCTATCTTTGATGAAAAAATAAACTCAAAGGTCTCTCTCTACGCAATTACTTACGGCAAgtaaataaattcaaatattTATGATTATTCAGATCTTGCAGATTATGCTTACATTGCTGTCATCCAACTGCCCCAAAGTTaaatacaaagaaaaataaaaccaaGTTGGAGTTGAGGGACTCTGCATGGAGGAGAGTGGGAACTGCTTCAGATGGTGTTGGACTTCAATTAATAGCAAAACCCCACCACCCATGAATCAGTTCATTACTATAAAGCTTTATCTTCGGAtcataataattaatttctttactacaAGTGACCTATAAATTCATAAGCCTGAAGGGGTTTGCAATTTGGTTTGGTATTATACAGGAAATAATCAAATATGGATTTATATGTAAAATTTGGTTGCTTGAAAAGATCAAGTGGCGGTGGGTTCGCTCGAGAAAAGCAGAGAGGGGTCAATGGGTTTGCTTGGCACAAAAAAATCGGTCTGTCACATGTGAAGAAGTGATTGATGTGATCTTTTAGTGCGACTCATGAAAGCTATTTGAGCAATAAGTTGCAATCCCAGCATTATAGGGCCTGAAGACTATTTGTAATATTGGAATTTATGAATTAATTCATATAAATGTTCATCCTAACTCAAGGGAGCCGCATTTATTAAGGAGAAGCCAATTAGAATTATGAACTTGAATCCAAAGAATGTAAATTGTTGAACTAGGCTATAGTTTAAACAGTCCAATGGATGATAACAAGATTAGTATTCCTGataagatttctttttttttgccaagCGATTCCCTTAGGAAAGATTCTTTGGcaattttttttactatttgtttctttttggaGCAAAAAGGTGACAGAGATTTGGGATTTTCTGGAATTTGAACTTGAAACAAACAAGTCTTGCAAAACATCACCCATTGTCCACGTATTGTAAGACTGTAGGTGTTTAAACAAGCTAGGGACATTTGCACCCTAGTTTTCTTCAATCATTTGTTCCATGATACCAATTTCATCAGCAAATTCCGGAGAATGTGGATTCAACTGATCCATTCTATCTTTTCTAGTTGCCACTATTATGAGTTATTTGTGGTGGTCAAGATGCTGATATCAATTGAGCCCCCTGTAAGAATCCGTGTGGACAtatatttagtctcatattGGTTATTTGTTAgataaatcttgggtacttatacaggatcaagaaactcaaataataccttccaactaGCCATCTTAGATGAGGTCCTAAATTGTTACACCTCCACAAGTGAAGTTTAAGGTAATGCCCTATAGCTAGTTGGCCAAggtatctttctctctctttttttatgtgCAAAAAATCATAATAAGGATTGAAGTCCAAAGCAAGATAAAAAAAAGTACATGCACCCGACCAGAACAAAGAACAGTACACCAACAAAATCATTGGCCCCTCAAAGGATACCATCTTTTGCCTCCTTGCGAATTCCCCAACTCAAGGCAAGGGATCAAACTGCAAGGATACATTCCATCCCATATTTCTTGGATTCATGCGGATTATGTTAACAAGCAGCCAAAGGTCGTATAAAAGAGAGAACCAATGAGAGAGGCTGGTGAGAAAGACAGGGTGGCGTAACGCGGCCAGCATTGCAAATAACCTATTTAAATATCCAAGTTCTCTTTTCAGGAAAATTTAATATCAAGGGACTCTGCAGCTTAAAATTGTTCCCTATCTTTAACCAATTAATATAGTGTTGACAGGGCATGCTTTGAATAATCCATTTCTGTGAATTGCACCAATAACCTAACATGTTGGCAAGATAAGTGAAAGGAAAAGATGATAAAAAGAGGTTTTGATTGCAATATATTGCACCAACAACCAATGAGAAAACCTGCAAATCAGTTGATTGCAGTTATCTGTTGGAAAATATGGAAGGAACAAAATGGTcagatttttttaaagaaatcatGTTCTATTTATTGTGTTTTGCAGAAAATCTTATCAACCTTCTTCAGTTGAAAGCATTTGTATTCAAAAAAGTTGGTTGATCATCATCTCAAATTTTAGAATAACCTCGCAACATTGGCGTCGTGTGTTGAGAGACGTCGATTTATCATTTAGAAAAAAGCTGACTCACATCAGGATACAGAGCTCATATAGTTGTACATTGAAGATACAGAGATCtttcaaatcacttataacaTTGTTCAGCTTGTTGAATAGCTTAACATGTCTACTTACATACCACTATCTtttgtaaaaaaatttattgctcttttatattttttttgtttgtaaattttttttaaataatttctataaacTTCTGTTTTTCTAATAAAGATCGGATGGTTTTGCCTCCCTCTtcatcggaaaaaaaaaaaaaagaactaataAATCTGATGGTATGATACATGGACAGATGGATGTGTTGAATAGCATCCAATTGGACTGGAGGATGGTGACAGTGTCTCCCAAGTCTACCATTCCATCGCTAATTGTGATTGCGATAGGCGGTGATGTGATGCAGACCACATCGAAGATGGTGAGAATTAATTTAGAGCATTGCTTCTTATTTCATTTCATGCTCGCCGATCATAAGCTAATCGGGATGTTACTGTTGAGTTGTCCCTTGTGTACTAAGCTAGCAAAAAATTGAATCATTTCTTGATTCATTTGTGTTCATCATCTTCTTGCATGCGCCATGTGCCATTTCACTTGTAGTTTCTTCTGATCGAAGAAACTGCATATGTTGGTTGGGGTTATTACATGGGGAAACTAGGAAGAAATATTTAAGGGAAATTGTCCCCACAATATACGAGCACAGAACAAGAGATTTTGCTTAAATTTAGTTGCATGCGGAGTCGCATGCTCCGGTTTCCTGCTAGCATTATTCAAGTTAGATTACATAAAATGGTGTTTGGCGTGAAAAATGGATGTAATTGCATGCTCCAgacattcttgaaagattatatTCATATGTTTCAATGTTGCGGCCGGATGTTTTCAATCGCCATTATCCCTAAAGCACATCCAATTCACCACCCATGCGTTTCTCCACAAAATATTAGAGATACGCTTAGTTTCATGGTCcgatgcaaatttttttttgccatATATCATTGGATCGAATTTTTCACTGCATGCAATTTACACCATAGATAGCAGTATAATTTTGAATAGCTAATGTAACAACTcagaatctcacccaaaatggctaggtgGAAGGTATTATTCGAATTCCTTAATTCTGCATAAGTATCCAAGGTCTATCctgcgaataaccgatgtgagactaaacacacgcccactcggatcctcacatactcctcccgttcaagccttgatgtcctcgtcaggctaaaattttaaatctatttaaatttaatcacaaacatTTCGATCGACTCATGGTTTGCCCCAATAGATTCGTGTTACAGTGTCTCCtattccacataggttatgggctgaGTCTGCTTAACAACTCAAACCTTATCCAAAAttgctagtcggaaggtattatttggatttcttgattctgtataagtatccaacatGTACCTAATAAATAATCGATgcgagactaaacacacgtccgctcGGATTCTTACAGCTAATGCATCATTTGATCATGAAGACATATAACTACCCAACGGAATATACATCATGTGACGTACATAACAGTACATCTTGCATGCTCCACTAGGCAGCAACGCCCGAAGCAGCTTTGGTCGGCCTGTATCACATCCAAACCCATCATCCCTCTTCTGATGCCCTGCACTTGATGTCACATCAGCATCCATATGATGTGGCTTTCTTGGAGGTTTTGGAGGTCATGAAAGTTGGATGTATTCAGCATTAGTTGTTCCGTCCCTTATGTCTCGGAGGCAATGAGTTGGATCGGACCAACCATATGTCTTTAGTACCTAAGCTGGGCCCCAGGTGTCAATCGATATGACCACAGCCAATGCGATTCGAACACGGTCGCAATCCAGTTGTATAAGCGGAGTGATACGATTGCAAGGCAGATCATTTTCCATTGGCCCCAGCTCAACATCACATTCTATGTGCAGTGCATTGAATTTGATCTCATGACTTTACATGCCTCAATTTGTTAATTAATTGAACTTAGTCCAAAATCATTgctcctctttttgttatttagaGTATTAGGTGGATGGATGTCCAAGCAAAATTATTCGAGTCATCTTTTTATAGTCCCTATGATAAGAGTAATTGCAACATGTATATTCCATGACTTACGTATCCCGATATGTGAACTCCTTTCCATCGGCTATCTCTTGCCATATCTATTCTTGTCGCTAACGTGCTATCTAAACTTCGCAGGTGGGCTAGGGCCATTTGTCTAATTGAAGGTATCGGTTGCGAACtttgttttttaaatattaaaagttTTCATTTTGTAGACGATGCACTATCTTTTTGTGCCAAAAAGAGAGAATCTGTGATTGTAGTGAAAATGCTTCTACTTGCCTTTGAGATTGCAGCTCGGTTGACGATCAATGTCCACAAAAGCTCCTTACTATACatcaatataaaagaaaggcaaGTAATATGATCAGATCCCaaaaaaaggatgaattttctctcaaaataaatttaaaacaaaaatgaaGGAATTTTGAAAGTAGGGCTTATGTCTCTTTTTCTTATCTTCTAAACTAAGATacatagcctctatttataatactaGTGAGGTTCTACCTTATACAATTTGGGTTGAATTTCTCTTCTAATTCAAATAAGACTAGATCTccaaaaatagataaaaaataaaaattctacagAAGGTAGATCTCGACTTCCAAAAGTACATGCTTCCAAGGATAACCTGACAAACATCCAAAAAAACTACTTCACAACTTACCTCGTCAATATGCATCTCAATTATGGCGAATTTGAAGGTACACAACTCGGTAATCTTCAACTTAATATCTTTCTGAACCAATCGAGAGGGTAGAGGCTTGGATGAGATTAGGTCTGCAATTCTAGCTTCTGAACCAAATTTCAAAGATGAGGTTCTTCTAACTTTCAAGATCTACAGTAGCCTCGATGATGCTCTGCTTCATCTGGATCTTCAAGTGATTCACAGAGACATCAAAGCTAGTAATGTATTGCTCGATAGCGAATTTAATGGAAGGCTAGGTGATTTTGGCCTAGCTAGATTATATGATCATGGGACTGATCCCCGAACCACCCATGTCGTTGGAACTATGGGGCTATATTGCACCAGAGCTTTCTAAGACCAGCAAGGCCACCACTAGGTCTGATGTGTTTGCTTTTGTAGCACTTGTCCTTGAGGTTGCTTGTGGGAGAAGGCCAATCGAGCCAAGTGAACAAGCAGAGGAGCAGATTTTGGTGGACTGGGTGTTTAAGAATTGGCGAAGGGGAGCTATCCTTGAGACAAGCAACCCTAGAGCAGAAGAAATGAAGCTGGTTTTGAAGCTTGGATTACTTTGTTCACACCCCATGCCTGCAGCTAGGCCGAGCATGAGGCAAGTGACACAATTCTTGGAGTGTGATGTTCCCCTCCCTGAGCTATCACATATTGATCCAATTGCTTGCAGCTTGGTGTCAATCCCAAGTGAAGAGTCTGGTAATTACAACATTATGCTGTATCCTTCCTTAGTGACTGTCGAATTAGTTCAATCCATTGGTGAGTAAATCAAAATCTTATTCTAAGTACCCTTGTTTAATCTCCATATGGTTAAAATGTCACTGTTCTGTTTCTCTTGAGGCAATCTACTACCATATTATATGTATTGTTGGCTTGTTATTTACAGCTAAATTAACTTTGTTTGTTAAGTATATGAACATCATTTCCTCGAATGATCTTGCCTCTTGTATGTGCTGTAAATCTTTTCGTTTTGATAGTGCAATCCAAGGCTATTGGATTATAGGGTTCAAATAAAAAAGGCTAGTGGGCTACACACAAATGAGAACCAGCCCCTGACCAGGGCTGAACTGCAGCCAACAACGCACCAACTACTTCGCAATCAATCCTTGCCCGTTCCGGATGGAAGTGGGCCTTCTTGTACTGGGTCCGGAATGCTGGTGACCTTATAAACTCATTTTAAGAAAAAGGAATAAGAATCGAAATGGAAtggatttttttaaattaatacattttattttaatattttggtATTTTCTCTGTCATTGTAattcataattttattataCCCTTGCGGTGTTACTATGAAGGAGAGATGGAAACGACTAAAATAGTACTATTAATATCAGAGCATTGATCAGAGAGGGGATGGTTAGGGCTTCTTTTTCTCGTATTGTCTGGCCGAACTTTGTCGTGTTTGGACCTGCTTATCTCCTTCTtccatttttattatttctatttttttgaggAGTCAATAGGCACAGTGTGGCTGAAGGAATTTATTGCTGAGTAGAGTAGAGAGAGTTtataaggagaggaagaggaaaagaaagaagagaaagaaaccaaaaaaaaaagtacaagaCAACCGGCAAATTGGACTCTAATCTTCCTGCAGAAAGTCTTTACAGCTGTGAAATCCTTGTCCAGAAAACTATGGAGAAGGGGCAGACAACACCACCATTGTTAGCGAATCTATAACATGAGTCAACAGAACAAATGCCACTCTTTATGAACTTCCATACAAGAACATCTGCTAATCTTGATAGGAGCGAGTCATTGAAATGTTTAAAATCACCCCCCACAATCCACGGACCAGGTAAAGACATTTTGATGTGTTTGAGTTCGTGCCAAAATTAAGGAAGTCTTGACATTATGCTCTGTCGGCCCATACACACAAGTGAAGGTCCAAGATGCTTCGAGCTTTCTATCCATCCACGGAACCGTGACCAAGAACCCGTTAATTTCACTTCTAATGACCTCAAACCCTGCTTCATTCCAACTATAAGAATGCCCACTGCAGAGCCAACCGCATCCCCTAATAGCCATTTGTCGATTTTTTCTCTCGGTAATGACTGAAGCACACCGGGGGTTGGGGATGGCCACCGCTGATTCGTGAGACTTGCAGATTGGTCAGAGAGATAGGGTCCTCCAGGCAGCACATATGTGTCGAAAAACAAATAGAGCTGTAGATTTGATTGGCTCCTTCGTTGCTCAGCACTTCGAAGAGTTTATCTGAACTAGGGCCGCTgatatttcttctttcttgtatcattttctttcttttgacttgGCAGGTTATATCCACGTaagagctatatgaaatgccaattttaccaaaaaaaaaaaaaacacaatctCTAACCATtccccctctttttttctttttttttttttcttttttgatacaCTAACCATTCCCTTTTCACTGGCTCCCCAAGACCATGGACATTCCAACAAATAATAGTCATAATTGAAAGGCCAAGACAACATTGATATCCAAACAAACGTAGGAAGCATAATGACTGAAAACCAGAAAGAGTGGGAGCAACATACGTAGAGACTCAGATCCACCCCCCACAGGGACAGGAGGGATCCTCCTACTAAGTACAAACAAACTGGAGGCATCATAATAGCTTCCAACTTAGGTCCATAACAACATCACCCAGGATACAATAGACGACTAAACTGAGCTTAAAGAGGCTCTGCTCTCCTCCATGCAATGGATGATTTGAACAATGTTCTCAACTTCAGAATCCAATATCTTCACCCAAGAAAGCCTCTGGGTCAACAGATTTCAAGAGCAAGTGAGACTTAGCAACCTCAAACTGGAGACTCTTCGAGCAAGCATGCGGATGGACCTCGTTGCCAGATCTCTGCTCGGCGTCCGACGGGGGTACAGGAGGCTTGCTAGTGccacctttcttcttctttgccaGGAGAAGCTTGGCTGTTGCTATCTTGACTCCATGAAGGGCTTTCATCCTTTGGGCCCGTTTACCCCGACCCCGAGGAGACTCCGATGCGGGTAAAGGTGAAGAAGACGCTCGCCGGTGCAGGTTTGCCGTAGCCTGGAGAGACTAACGCTGAAGGGTCCACCATTGGCGGCGAGGAGGTTTCAGCTGCCATTCATCTTGGAGTGTGGCTCAATTCTTGCCGAAACAGTGCTGGGAGGGTGGGAGGAAGACACAGGAGAGAAAGGGGCATCAATGCCAGTGGAAGGAGCTCTGCTTCTAACTTCACTGCAAAGGGGAAAGGCCGGATTGCATGGTTTGATCCCGGCAGGTCTGAGGTTGGACCCTTCTCTGCATGATGGGCCGAGCTACAAAGAGTTGGCGAGCGTGGGCGGCGTGGAAATTGGGCCAGTTCGGCTTCTGGGCAAAAGGGATCCGAATGTCGAGGCCCAGAGAAAGAAGCCCAACCCAAAGATCGTTCTGAGCAGGCTTAGCCAGCACCTTTAGTGACCCAGATTTCAAATTTACAAGGATCGGCGTCAACACCTGAGGAGAGAAATTGATGGGTGCCGTGGGGGAACGAGCCGTCCCGCTCGTCCGTTCCCAACAGCCAGGTTCACAGATCCCCTATTTCCGGTGGGGGTCAACTCCAGCCTTAAATGCTCGATTGCCGAGTTGTGAACCCGGCTCGACTCACCTTGCTCCCAATAACCCAATAACTCGGACGAGTCACCTTCTCCGATGGTTCTCCCTCTATCTTTCCTAGGGCTGCAAATAGGTCGGATCGATTTGTAACCCGACCCGAACCACATAAGATCCAACCCGATCCGAATTTTAGAACCCGCGAGACCGGGTCCGGTTCTAAATTTGAACTTATTCTACTTTTCGGATCGGGTTGGGTCTACCCAATTTTgatccggatccggatccgaccCGATCTATTTTTTCTGGGGTCAGTTTTTTACTATTATATAGTGGaactttgaatataaaaatatatggaTCCGAACCCGATCCAATCCGACCCGAATGATCCGTCAAGTCAAAATTTATAGGCATGGACTCGATCCGACCCGATTTTCAACCGGATCGGATCTGGGTCCATATTTAGGATCCGACTCGATCCGACTCATGTGCTATGGTGTTCTTGTCCCGTTTCCTTTGCTGATGAAAAGTGAGGTGGCTTGACGCTGTTTTGCTCAGCCAAAAATTTGGCCATTCCTTGAATGAAATTGAAACAACCTAGAGAATGACTCAACTCTTTCTTCTGTAGAGCCTCTTTCCCACTTCTTTGCCATCCAAATAAAAAATCGAATCCAGACTGCTCACATAGTCCGCACATTTctgaaataaaaacaaaaaaaaatgtggtCGTTTTCAATCGTTAAAAACAAGACCATCCCAAGATTTAGAAACATTGTATATATGCAAACGACATTTATCATGTTCCCATCATACTGAGGTCATTCAGAAAGCAAAACTCTTCCATCCAATTGCAATGCCACACTCGTACCCACCCAAATACCGTGTTACAGCGGCTAACCAACTCTCTGAGGACTCGTCGCGGCAATCTGCTGACTTCTGGTGCAAAGTTTTACTGCTTGTGTTTTGAAGTCTAAAGTCCGACTTCTAAATCGTCATCAGGATCAGGAGAGACGGCATTATCAACCCAGCCTCTGGATCTCATATCCAACACCAGATTCTTTCCTTGCTGAGCAATCTCTTCTTCCCCTAACAAAGAAGATTTATGGGTGTCCAAGAACACAGGAAAAAACTAATGCCAAGTATCTTTCTGGAGACTCTGGTGGTCTGTGTTCTCTTCCTAGAAGTTTCAGCTTCAATAGATGGCGAATTTACCTTCAATGGCTTCCAAGGTGCTAATCTGAGCTCCGACGGAGTAGCATCAGTGATGCCCAATGGTCTCCTGAGACTGACCAACCTCACGATGCATGCGACGGGCCATGCCTTCCATCCCACTTCGCTTCTCTTCAAAAATTCTCAAATCGGCAGCGTCATCTCCTTCTCTACGACATTCGTGTTTGCAATCGTCCCGGGATATCCACTAGGTGGCATGGGGATGGCCTTCGTTCTCTCTCCTTCCAAAAATCTCTCTGGAGCCACACATAGCCAGTACTTGGGCCTCTTCAACCCCAGTAACAATGGCAACTTATCAAACCATATTGCTGCAGTTGAGCTCGACACATCCTTCAACCCTGAATTCAAAGACATCAACGACAATCATGTAGGAATCGACATCGATAGCTTGGTTTCCACCGAGTCCTATTATGCCGGCTATTTCACAAATGATGGCAAGTTTAGGAACCTTACCCTCATGAGTGGCGAACCAATGCAAGTTTGGATCGACTACGATGGTAAAGCAATGCAGCTTAATGTAACGTTGTCTCCTTTCAAAGCACCTAAAccaaatcatcctatcttgtctTCAAATATCAACCTTTCCAGCGTATTCTTCGACCGCATGTATGCGGGCTTCTCAGCATCTACCGGCACGGTTCAAGcatctcactacattcttgGGTGGAGCTTCAAGTTGGATGGGATTGCTCAGCCACTAGATTACTCCAAGCTGCCACATCTCCCTCGGAGCAAATCCAAACGGAGGCCAAGGGGTATGGCTATTTGGATCCCCATATTGGTGTTGGTGTTCTTCTTAGTAACTGCGGCTATTGTTCTTTTTGTCgtgagaaggaagaacaagtttGCAGAGATTCTTGAGGACTGGGAACTTGAATATGGAACTCATAGGTTCTCATACAGAGATCTCTACAGAGCCACCCACGGCTTCAAAGACAGCGGCCTTCTTGGAGTAGGAGGCTTTGGGAGGGTCTACAAAGGGGTCCTACGCACTTCTAATACTGAAGTTGCTGTCAAAAGGGTCTCCCATGAATCCAAGCAGGGGGTGAGGGAGTTTGTAGCTGAGATCACGAGCATCGGCCAGCTCCGGCATCGCAGCCTGGTCCAGCTCCTGGGTTACTGCCGGCGCAAGGGGGAATTACTTCTGGTATATGAATTCATGCCCAATGGCAGCCTCGACAAGCTTCTGTTCGACCAGAAGAAATCCATCCTGGATTGGGCTCAAAGGCTTCGGATCATCAACGGCGTCGCTCTCGGCCTCCTGTACTTGCATGAAGACTGCGAGCAGGTCATCGTCCATCGAGACATCAAAGCCAGCAACGTACTGCTAGATGGTGAATTGAACGGTAAACTAGGAGATTTTGGGCTCGCAAGGCTATACGATCATGGGAGCGATCCAAGAAGCACCATTGCGGTGGGAACAATGGGCTATCTCGCACCGGAGCTCACCAAGAGAGGGAAGGTGACTACGAGCACTGATGTGTTTGCTTTTGGAGCTTTCCTTCTCGAGGTTGCTTGCGGACGAAGGCCAATCGAACCGAGAGcatcaaaggaggagacagtattGGTCGACTGGGTCATGAAGAATTGGCGAAGAGGAGCTATTCTCGGTGTTGTGGACTGGAGATTGCAAGGTCAATACGCAGTCGAGGAAGTCGAGCTAGTGTTGAAGCTGGGACTGCTTTGCTCGCACCCGTCACCAGTTGCAAGGCCTAGCATGAGGAAGGTGATACGGATACTAGATGGTGTCCTTCCAATGCCGGAGCTGGTGGTTGATCAATAGGAACTGCTTGAGTTCAGTCTGAAGGCAGATGATTGAGTAGAATTCACTGTCAATCGAACTCTGCTAATGAATTAGGAGGGTGCCAACTGACCTAGTTTGGTTCAGTTGGCAAAACCTCTTGTGCTTTTAAGAGACATGGATTTTATGAATCACCAAGCTACTTTGAC is from Phoenix dactylifera cultivar Barhee BC4 chromosome 6, palm_55x_up_171113_PBpolish2nd_filt_p, whole genome shotgun sequence and encodes:
- the LOC103707661 gene encoding L-type lectin-domain containing receptor kinase SIT2-like, which translates into the protein MGVQEHRKKLMPSIFLETLVVCVLFLEVSASIDGEFTFNGFQGANLSSDGVASVMPNGLLRLTNLTMHATGHAFHPTSLLFKNSQIGSVISFSTTFVFAIVPGYPLGGMGMAFVLSPSKNLSGATHSQYLGLFNPSNNGNLSNHIAAVELDTSFNPEFKDINDNHVGIDIDSLVSTESYYAGYFTNDGKFRNLTLMSGEPMQVWIDYDGKAMQLNVTLSPFKAPKPNHPILSSNINLSSVFFDRMYAGFSASTGTVQASHYILGWSFKLDGIAQPLDYSKLPHLPRSKSKRRPRGMAIWIPILVLVFFLVTAAIVLFVVRRKNKFAEILEDWELEYGTHRFSYRDLYRATHGFKDSGLLGVGGFGRVYKGVLRTSNTEVAVKRVSHESKQGVREFVAEITSIGQLRHRSLVQLLGYCRRKGELLLVYEFMPNGSLDKLLFDQKKSILDWAQRLRIINGVALGLLYLHEDCEQVIVHRDIKASNVLLDGELNGKLGDFGLARLYDHGSDPRSTIAVGTMGYLAPELTKRGKVTTSTDVFAFGAFLLEVACGRRPIEPRASKEETVLVDWVMKNWRRGAILGVVDWRLQGQYAVEEVELVLKLGLLCSHPSPVARPSMRKVIRILDGVLPMPELVVDQ